Genomic segment of Deltaproteobacteria bacterium:
AGAAGGCAGACCTGAAAAGGAAATTTTCCACCGAGCGCCAGCTCAATATGGCCGCACAAAAAGTCCGGATGATTGCCTGGGATGTGAGCCTCCATTATGCTGCGACATACCAGGACACAGGTCTCAAGGGACAGCTTGTGACCCCTCGAAAAGAAACGGCGATACTGTACAAGCAGTTCATGGATGAGTTCGCCATGGTTTCTACCGAGGTCCTGATCTCTGCGCCTGCTGAAAGAGAAGGAGAGGGGATAGGGGGTGAACCGTCCCAGACAGAAAAAGCCTTCTGGCAGGTCATGATGGATCGTTACGGTTCTGAGGAGAAATATAACAAGCAGCTCATCAATGCCTTTAAACACGGGGATCACCCGGAGATCATCATCGTCGTGGACAAACTGCTCGTGGGATTTGATGCCCCTTGCAACACAGTGCTCTATCTTGCCAGGAAACTCAAGGAGCACTCCCTCCTTCAGGCCATTGCCCGCGTAAATCGCTTGTACGAAGGCAAGGAATATGGACTTATTCTTGACTACAGCGGGGTCATTGGCGAGCTGGACGAAGCCATCGACTTTTACACTCAACTGGCCAACTATGACCGGGCAGACCTGGAAGAGACGGTCACCTATATCGCCGACAGGGCAGCCGAATTGCCACAACTCCATTCGAACTTGTGGGAGCTCTTTGAGGAAGTAAAGGGTGCCAAAGACCCTGAAGTCTATGAAGTACACCTCCGAGATGATAACTTGCGAAACCGGTTCTACGAACGATTCAGTCTTTTTGTCCGAACCCTTTCCCTTGCCTTGTCGTCCATGAGCTTCCTAGAAACCACCTCAGAAAAGACCATTAGAAAATACAAGGCTGACCTCAAGTTCTTCCAGAATCTCAGAGCGGCTGTGACGCAGCGGTATCAGGAAACCATCGATTTCTCTGAGTACGAACCGAAGATCAAGAAACTCATCGATACCCACGTTGGGGCTGGTGAGGTCGAGCAGCTTTGCGAACCGATCAATCTTCTTGATGCCAAGGCGCGCCAACAGGTGCTCGAGGATAACGGGAAGAGCGTGGGGGCCAAGGCCGATATGATTGCCTCTGCGACCCGCCATGTGATTGAACAGGAAATGGCGAAAGATCCAGTCTTCTACAAGAAATTCTCCAAGCTTCTCGAAGAAGTTATTGAAGCCTACCACCAGGGTCGGCTTCAGGCCCTGGAAGCCCTTGAGAAGATCCAGGACATTTCCACAAAGGTCGTGACCCACACCGATGACGACATCCCTTATGAATTAGTCGGAAAAGACATGGCACGTCGTTACTATGGTTGCGTGCGGGAAGCTACAGCCAAATATGGAGAGGGCAGTGACACGTATGGAACAGAGATTGCGCTCCAGATTGTGGAGCGGATATCCCCACACAGAATCCGTGATTGGCGCATAAATCAGGACGCAATCAACAAAATGCGGGGCGAAATCGACGATATCATCTTTGAAGTTGTCGAGGAACACGGCCTTGAACTCTCGCTGGATGAACATGATGCCATCATTGATCGATGCATAGAGGTGGCGATTGCCAATGAAGACTAAGGCTGCAAAGGATGTCATTCAGTTCGGTACTCGCCAGATCCGATACCGCCTGCATCGTGCCGATCGCAAACGTTTGCGTATCGTCGTGTCTCCAGCGCTGACCGTGAACGTGTTTGCCCCGAAAAATGCCAAAGAAGACCAAATTCGTGAAGCTGTTAAGAAGAAGGCGCCATGGATTGCGAAGACTCTCGACAAAGTGGAAACTTATCACCCTTTGCCAACGCCGAAACGATATGTCAGTGGGGAGAGCTTCGTTTACTTGGGAAGGCAATACCGGTTGAGAGTCAGGAATGGTCCGAAGCAACCGGCCAAAATGCTTGGGCGTTTTCTTTGGGTTTGGGTCGAAGACAAAAATGACATTAAAAGCATCAGAAAAGTGGTGGACGCATGGTTTCGTAAAAGGGCTCGGGAGACCCTGGACCGTTATATGGACAAGTGCTACACCATTGCATCTCGCCACGGTGTCCCTGAGCCACTGTCGGTAATTCGTATCATGCGCACGCGGTGGGGAAGCTGCAGTCCTGCAGGCCGAATTACACTGAACGTCAAACTGGTGCAGGCGCCTGTGCATTGCATTGAGTATGTCATCATGCATGAATTGTGTCACTTGAAGTGCCACAACCACTCAAAGGCGTTCTACGCCCTGTTGACCCGCTGCCAACCGGATTGGCGAAAACGAAAGGAAACGCTGGAGCGAGTTAGGCTTTCATGACTGAATCGGGGAGGGCTATGGGAATTCTGGGACATCCCTTAAGTTTCTAAGTTTCGTGCCGAAAGGGGAAAGGCAAAGGGACTGGGGGCCGGGGGACTGAGGGGGACATCCTTTAGTTTTGCAGTTTCTGTCTCAGAGACGAGGTGTTCGTCTGGGAATAGTCTTGCGTGTTCCTTCCGACTAAAACCCGTCCTTTTGTCCTACCAGCGTTAAGTGCCGTCCGACCACAGTCGTCCGTATACTCAAATCAGCTGCCACCCGAAATGCATACTATAGTCTGTAGATTTATGGCCTGCATTTGGAGAAAATAGAAATATGAGGGTGTGTTTATGCCAGAAAAGAACAGCGACTACTATGTGTTGGTTGTTTGGGGTGACGTTTCTCCCGATCTTCTAGGACCTTTTGCAGACGAAAGGCAAAGGGATACGCGGGCACGCCAGTTAAAGGCGGAATATGGGGATGAGCACGGGATATATGCCCTTGAGATGGATTCGGAGGGCCGACCAACGGTAAGCTCATATTTGGCGAGGTTCTTTGAAGACGGGATATTTTGGGGAGGGTCCGCTTCCGGGTCGGACCACGCTAACGATTCCATATCATTAGCAAAGGATCGAAAATCAGCCTGTTTTTTGGCTGTAAACAGCTCTTTTGGGGGGCAAAAAAGGTGGTTTTAAGAATCTATGTAAAATGGCGGTGTTCGTTAGAATAGCCATTTCGCATGGAATAATTCACGAAAACAAATCGGGCTTCCGGAAGACGTCAACCTGCTTGTACTTCGGAGGATACGGGACGTTCGTCGGAGGATACGGGACGTTCGTGCAGAAATTGCTTTGCGTCAGAGAGCTTTGATGGAACCGGGGCCGCCTGAAACAGGGAGTTGGTCACGACCATTCTACGATGTGTCTTATTTTGGTCGTGGGGGAGGATGACACTTGACACGTTACGGGTTACACA
This window contains:
- a CDS encoding M48 family metallopeptidase; the encoded protein is MKTKAAKDVIQFGTRQIRYRLHRADRKRLRIVVSPALTVNVFAPKNAKEDQIREAVKKKAPWIAKTLDKVETYHPLPTPKRYVSGESFVYLGRQYRLRVRNGPKQPAKMLGRFLWVWVEDKNDIKSIRKVVDAWFRKRARETLDRYMDKCYTIASRHGVPEPLSVIRIMRTRWGSCSPAGRITLNVKLVQAPVHCIEYVIMHELCHLKCHNHSKAFYALLTRCQPDWRKRKETLERVRLS